From the genome of Xyrauchen texanus isolate HMW12.3.18 chromosome 22, RBS_HiC_50CHRs, whole genome shotgun sequence, one region includes:
- the LOC127662269 gene encoding zona pellucida sperm-binding protein 3-like — MELSQGAILVLVCAVFGLCSAWNNLGRFKDPKSDLASVASSFRGPVFSPAGLWKHQQIAAPYQGALSGDSRGLVQEPLGVQSKQLMQGPVKPLDWRYPIVPEVLSELAVDFQLRQPITPSSVAVQCGERAVLIEAKRDLFGNGLLIQPSGLTLGGCSAVGEDSESKVLIFEYELQDCNSVLMMTEDALVYTFALTYTPESYVGTPIHRANSANIGIQCHYSRFRNVSSNVLMPAWVPFASMASGEEVLVFSLKLMTDDWSFQRPSNLYFLGDLLHFEASVILFNHVPLRVLVDSCVATPLPDVQAQPRYSFIENHGCFVDGKSTGSNSYFLPQSRTDKLQFQLEAFLFQQGDNPSIYITCVLKATLASTPTDAQHKSCSFYSNGWFAADGNDQVCGCCDSTCGSGSLSAPAGYGGPQWEGKATFGPIVVQRQQKTGFQ; from the exons ATGGAGCTCAGTCAAGGTGCAATTTTGGTTCTTGTGTGTGCTGTTTTTGGTCTGTGCAGTGCATGGAACAATTTGGGACGATTTAAAGATCCCAAATCAGACCTGGCTTCTGTGGCGTCTTCATTCAGAGGTCCTGTCTTTTCACCTGCTGGTCTTTGGAAACATCAACAGATAGCTGCTCCATATCAGGGTGCTTTGAGTGGTGATTCCAGAGGACTTGTGCAAGAGCCTCTTGGTGTTCAGTCCAAGCAGCTAATGCAAGGTCCAGTGAAGCCATTGGACTGGAGATATCCCATTGTTCCTGAAGTACTGAGCGAGTTGGCAGTGGATTTTCAGTTGAGGCAGCCTATTACTCCTAGCAGTGTAGCTGTTCAATGTGGAGAGCGAGCGGTACTGATAGAAGCAAAGCGAGACTTGTTTGGTAACGGTCTCTTGATCCAGCCATCTGGTCTTACTTTGGGAGGATGTTCTGCAGTTGGTGAGGACTCTGAATCTAAGGTTCTCATCTTTGAATATGAGCTACAGGACTGCAACAGTGTGCTGATG ATGACTGAAGATGCGCTTGTCTACACATTTGCCCTTACGTACACCCCTGAGTCATATGTTGGAACTCCAATTCACAGGGCTAATAGTGCCAACATTGGCATTCAGTGCCATTATTCAAG GTTTCGCAATGTGAGCAGCAATGTCTTGATGCCAGCATGGGTCCCTTTTGCTTCAATGGCGTCTGGGGAAGAAGTCTTGGTTTTCTCCTTGAAGCTCATGACTG ATGACTGGTCCTTCCAGAGGCCTTCCAACTTGTACTTCCTGGGTGACCTTCTTCATTTTGAAGCCTCTGTGATTTTGTTCAATCATGTTCCTCTACGTGTTCTTGTGGACAGTTGTGTGGCCACTCCATTGCCTGATGTGCAAGCTCAGCCGAGATATTCCTTTATTGAGAATCATGG GTGCTTTGTGGATGGCAAGTCTACAGGTTCCAATTCCTACTTCCTGCCTCAATCTCGGACCGACAAATTACAGTTCCAGCTCGAAGCATTCCTGTTCCAGCAGGGAGACAATCCCTCT ATCTACATCACATGCGTTCTGAAGGCCACTCTTGCCTCCACCCCCACTGATGCCCAGCACAAGTCTTGTTCCTTCTATTCCAATGG GTGGTTTGCTGCTGATGGCAATGACCAAGTTTGTGGCTGTTGTGACTCCACGTGTGGATCAGGCAGTTTAAGTGCCCCTGCTGGCTATGGAG GTCCTCAGTGGGAAGGAAAGGCCACCTTTGGTCCCATCGTGGTTCAACGGCAGCAGAAGACTGGTTTTCAATAA
- the LOC127662270 gene encoding zona pellucida sperm-binding protein 3-like: MELSQGAIVVLVCAVFGLCSAWNNLGQFKDPKSDLASSFRGPDFSPAGLWKHQQMAAPYQGALSGDSRGLVQEPLGVQSKQLMQGPVKPLDWRYPIVPEVLSELAVDFQLRQPITPSSVAVQCGERAVLIEAKRDLFGNGLLIQPSGLTLGGCSAVGEDSESKVLIFEYELQDCNSVLMMTEDALVYTFALTYTPEPYVGTPIHRANSANIGIQCHYSRFHNVSSNVLMPAWVPFASMASGEEVLVFSLKLMTDDWSFQRPSNLYFLGDLLHFEASVILFNHVPLRVLVDSCVATPLPDVQAQPRYSFIENHGCFVDGKSTGSNSYFLPQSRTDKLQFQLEAFLFQQGDNPSIYITCVLKATLASIPTDAQHKSCSFYSNGWFAADGNDQVCGCCDSTCGSDSLSAPAGYGGPQWEGKATFGPIVVQRQQKTGFQ; the protein is encoded by the exons ATGGAGCTCAGTCAAGGTGCAATTGTGGTTCTTGTGTGTGCTGTTTTTGGTCTGTGCAGTGCATGGAACAATTTGGGACAATTTAAAGATCCCAAATCAGACCTGGCTTCTTCATTCAGAGGTCCTGACTTTTCACCTGCTGGTCTTTGGAAACATCAACAGATGGCTGCTCCATATCAGGGTGCTTTGAGTGGTGATTCCAGAGGACTTGTGCAAGAGCCTCTTGGTGTTCAGTCCAAGCAGCTAATGCAAGGTCCAGTGAAGCCATTGGACTGGAGATATCCCATTGTTCCTGAAGTACTGAGCGAGTTGGCAGTGGATTTTCAGTTGAGGCAGCCTATTACTCCTAGCAGTGTAGCTGTTCAATGTGGAGAGCGAGCGGTCCTCATAGAAGCAAAGCGAGACTTGTTTGGTAATGGTCTCTTGATCCAGCCATCTGGCCTTACTTTGGGAGGATGTTCTGCAGTTGGTGAGGACTCTGAATCTAAGGTTCTCATCTTTGAATATGAGCTACAGGACTGCAACAGTGTGCTGATG ATGACTGAAGATGCGCTTGTCTACACCTTTGCCCTTACGTACACCCCTGAGCCATATGTTGGAACTCCAATTCACAGGGCTAATAGTGCCAACATTGGCATTCAGTGCCATTATTCAAG GTTTCACAATGTGAGCAGCAATGTCTTGATGCCAGCATGGGTCCCATTTGCTTCAATGGCATCTGGGGAAGAAGTCTTGGTTTTCTCCTTGAAGCTCATGACTG ATGACTGGTCCTTCCAGAGGCCTTCCAACTTGTACTTCCTGGGTGACCTTCTTCATTTTGAAGCCTCTGTGATTTTGTTCAATCATGTTCCTCTACGTGTTCTTGTGGACAGTTGTGTGGCCACTCCATTGCCTGATGTGCAAGCTCAGCCGAGATATTCCTTTATTGAGAATCATGG GTGCTTCGTGGATGGCAAGTCTACAGGTTCCAATTCCTACTTCCTGCCTCAATCTCGGACTGACAAATTACAGTTCCAGCTCGAAGCATTCCTGTTCCAGCAGGGAGACAATCCCTCT ATCTACATCACATGCGTTCTGAAGGCCACTCTTGCCTCCATCCCCACTGATGCCCAGCACAAGTCTTGTTCCTTCTATTCCAATGG GTGGTTTGCTGCTGATGGCAATGACCAAGTTTGTGGCTGTTGTGACTCAACGTGTGGATCAGACAGTTTAAGTGCCCCTGCTGGCTATGGAG GTCCTCAGTGGGAAGGAAAGGCCACCTTTGGTCCCATCGTGGTTCAACGGCAGCAGAAGACTGGTTTTCAATAA